The Planctomycetota bacterium genome has a segment encoding these proteins:
- a CDS encoding glycosyltransferase, whose protein sequence is MSVQASPNPALSIIVPAYNETRRIAQSLDLLRHYAAHALGRIEVIVVDDGSTDGTASLVEQYRPGDMKLRLIVNPVNSGKGYSVRRGMLEATGDALLMCDADMSTPITEVQKMLPLLSDFGVVIGSRAMHDSVLDPPQTFLRWLMNWIFRVVRRSIMLRDVYDTQCGFKLFRRDVARRVFGLAVDNGFAFDCEVLALSRKLGYDIAEVGVVWRNDADSTVRPLRDSFRMLVSLFKIRRRLRTLEPAAYNKT, encoded by the coding sequence ATGAGCGTGCAAGCTTCGCCGAATCCCGCGTTGTCGATCATCGTCCCCGCGTACAACGAGACGCGGCGCATCGCTCAATCGCTCGACCTCCTGCGCCACTACGCCGCACACGCGCTGGGACGCATCGAGGTGATCGTCGTCGATGACGGGTCGACCGACGGCACCGCTTCGCTCGTCGAACAGTATCGCCCCGGCGACATGAAACTCCGCCTCATCGTCAACCCCGTCAACTCCGGCAAAGGTTACAGCGTCCGGCGCGGCATGCTCGAAGCGACCGGCGACGCGCTGCTCATGTGTGACGCTGACATGTCCACGCCCATCACCGAAGTGCAGAAAATGCTGCCGCTCCTGTCGGACTTCGGCGTCGTGATCGGATCGCGCGCGATGCACGACTCGGTGCTCGATCCGCCGCAGACGTTTCTGCGATGGCTCATGAACTGGATCTTCCGCGTGGTGCGCCGGTCGATCATGCTGCGCGACGTGTACGACACGCAATGCGGCTTCAAGCTGTTCCGCCGGGACGTGGCCCGCCGCGTGTTCGGCCTCGCCGTCGACAACGGATTCGCCTTCGACTGCGAAGTGCTCGCCCTGTCGCGCAAACTCGGATACGACATCGCGGAAGTCGGCGTGGTGTGGCGCAACGACGCCGATTCGACCGTGCGCCCGCTGCGCGATTCGTTCCGCATGCTCGTGAGTCTCTTCAAAATCCGCCGCCGCCTGCGCACCCTCGAACCCGCGGCGTACAATAAAACCTAG
- a CDS encoding gfo/Idh/MocA family oxidoreductase, which yields MSLTRRQFTQSALAVAATAPMFVPRSAFGANDKITMGCIGIGWQGTTNMNQFLGKDDCRIVAVCDVDKNHLIAAQNAVNKKYGNSDCKTYHDYKELIARKDIDAVVICTPDHWHSLPAIAAANAGKDIFCEKPLSHSLVEGIRMVEAVEKNNRIWQTGSWQRSTFNFRQGVELVHNGHIGKVTRVEVGLPSGHNDFAKSGPPGPNSDAPAELDFDTWLGPAQQMPYNKAISHKNWRWNYNTGGGQLMDWIGHHCDIAHWGLADPEFGIGPDDKIGPEELSATAEFPDHDAIWNTATKFRIECKYPKGVEVVIAGGYGDIAGGTKWIGPDGWVYVNRGKFTASDMEWTKPKFDRGPKKAYDSNNHWQNLLDCIKSRKPTITPVAVAHRSATPGHLGIVAAALGRTIKWDAEAQRVVNDDEANKLLYLEGDKTPWMPMRKPFVIG from the coding sequence ATGTCTCTGACACGTCGCCAGTTCACGCAATCCGCCCTCGCCGTCGCGGCGACGGCCCCGATGTTCGTCCCCCGCTCGGCCTTCGGCGCCAATGACAAGATCACCATGGGGTGCATCGGCATCGGCTGGCAGGGCACGACGAACATGAATCAGTTCCTCGGCAAGGACGACTGCCGCATCGTGGCCGTGTGCGATGTGGACAAGAATCACCTCATCGCGGCCCAGAACGCCGTCAACAAGAAGTACGGCAACAGCGACTGCAAAACCTATCACGACTACAAGGAACTGATCGCCCGCAAGGACATCGACGCCGTGGTGATCTGCACGCCCGATCACTGGCACAGTCTGCCCGCCATCGCCGCCGCCAACGCCGGCAAGGACATCTTCTGCGAGAAGCCGCTCTCGCACTCGCTTGTCGAAGGCATTCGCATGGTCGAAGCGGTCGAGAAAAACAACCGCATCTGGCAAACCGGCTCGTGGCAGCGGAGCACGTTCAACTTCCGACAGGGCGTCGAGCTGGTTCACAACGGGCATATCGGCAAGGTGACGCGCGTCGAAGTCGGCCTGCCGTCCGGTCATAACGACTTCGCCAAGTCCGGCCCGCCCGGACCCAACAGCGACGCCCCCGCCGAGCTGGACTTCGATACCTGGCTCGGCCCGGCGCAGCAGATGCCCTACAACAAGGCGATCAGTCACAAGAACTGGCGATGGAACTACAACACCGGCGGCGGGCAGCTCATGGACTGGATCGGACACCATTGCGACATCGCGCACTGGGGCCTGGCCGACCCCGAGTTCGGCATCGGCCCCGATGACAAGATCGGCCCGGAAGAACTGAGCGCGACCGCCGAGTTCCCCGATCACGATGCGATCTGGAACACCGCGACGAAGTTCCGCATCGAATGCAAGTACCCCAAGGGCGTCGAAGTCGTCATTGCCGGCGGATACGGCGACATCGCCGGCGGCACGAAGTGGATCGGCCCGGACGGATGGGTCTACGTCAATCGCGGAAAGTTCACCGCGTCGGACATGGAGTGGACGAAACCCAAGTTCGATCGCGGCCCCAAGAAGGCGTACGACTCGAACAATCACTGGCAGAACCTGCTCGACTGCATCAAGAGCCGCAAGCCGACGATCACGCCCGTCGCCGTCGCGCACCGCTCGGCGACGCCGGGGCATCTGGGCATCGTCGCCGCGGCGCTGGGCCGCACGATCAAGTGGGACGCCGAGGCGCAGCGCGTCGTCAATGACGATGAGGCGAACAAGCTCCTGTACCTCGAAGGCGACAAAACGCCGTGGATGCCGATGCGCAAGCCGTTTGTGATCGGATAA
- a CDS encoding sulfatase-like hydrolase/transferase has protein sequence MRSVPRFVLMLTWVAALVFTPAVHAAQDRPNILWIVAEDISPNLGCYGDAYATSPNIDKLAKEGVRYDYAFSNAGVCAIARTTLITGLYAPSIGTQFMRCRGPIPDTIRGYPSYLRDAGYFTTNHTKTDYNIADPPMKSMWDEADKKAHYKHRKPGQTFFAVFNIELSHESQLRDPAYSKNVRPKLSAAELHDPAKARVPAYMPDIPTVREDWAHYYDSITAMDKEVGRLLGELDKEGLADDTIVFFYGDHGGGMPRSKRWCYDSSTRVPLIIRFPKKWQHLAPAQPGGTTDRLVSFIDFGPTVISLAGAEPPSIMQGEAFLGKFAREPRQFVYNYRDRMDERYDLVRAVRDKKYNYIRNYHPELPWFHHQACDYNLQTPTTAAWQKLSEAGKLTGAPAIFMADSKPMEELYDVAADPDEIHNLASDADYAPVLAKMRTALRQWQDQVIDLGFIPEPELRSRFDEPPYAAVRDHPDSYPMGPIRDAADLAIARNPKSVPALTQLLDDKEPVVRYWAATGLLSLGDDAKPALAALSKAMSDANLVAAIPAAEAVIRLGGEADKARMVLAKALSDKNEWTQLMAANAIERLGPAGKGALQEAKDTIFSNDYVKRVISGL, from the coding sequence ATGCGTTCAGTCCCCCGCTTCGTGCTCATGCTCACATGGGTCGCGGCCCTTGTCTTCACCCCGGCCGTTCACGCGGCGCAGGATCGGCCCAACATCCTCTGGATCGTCGCCGAGGACATCAGCCCGAACCTCGGATGCTACGGCGACGCCTACGCCACCTCGCCCAACATCGACAAGCTGGCCAAAGAAGGCGTGCGCTATGACTATGCCTTCTCCAACGCCGGCGTCTGCGCCATCGCGCGCACCACGCTGATCACCGGCCTCTACGCCCCGTCGATCGGCACGCAGTTCATGCGCTGCCGCGGGCCCATCCCAGACACGATCCGCGGCTACCCCAGCTATCTGCGCGACGCCGGCTACTTCACGACCAATCACACCAAGACCGACTACAACATCGCCGACCCGCCGATGAAGTCGATGTGGGACGAGGCGGACAAGAAGGCGCACTACAAGCACCGCAAGCCCGGCCAGACGTTCTTCGCCGTCTTCAATATCGAATTGAGCCACGAATCGCAGCTTCGCGATCCGGCCTACAGCAAGAACGTCCGCCCCAAGCTCTCGGCGGCGGAACTGCATGACCCCGCCAAGGCGCGCGTCCCGGCGTATATGCCCGACATTCCGACCGTCCGCGAAGACTGGGCGCACTACTACGACTCGATCACCGCGATGGACAAGGAAGTCGGCCGCCTGCTCGGAGAACTGGACAAAGAAGGCCTCGCCGATGATACCATCGTCTTCTTCTACGGGGACCACGGCGGAGGCATGCCGCGGTCCAAGCGCTGGTGCTACGACTCGTCGACGCGCGTGCCGCTGATCATCCGATTCCCGAAAAAATGGCAGCATCTGGCCCCGGCGCAGCCCGGCGGGACGACGGATCGGCTCGTGAGCTTCATCGACTTCGGGCCGACGGTGATCAGTCTCGCCGGCGCCGAGCCGCCTTCGATCATGCAGGGCGAGGCCTTCCTCGGCAAATTCGCCCGCGAGCCGCGCCAGTTCGTCTACAACTATCGCGATCGGATGGACGAGCGCTACGACCTCGTCCGTGCGGTGCGCGACAAGAAGTACAACTACATCCGCAACTACCACCCCGAGTTGCCCTGGTTCCATCATCAGGCCTGCGACTACAACCTTCAGACGCCGACCACCGCGGCCTGGCAGAAACTCAGCGAAGCCGGCAAACTCACCGGCGCCCCGGCGATCTTCATGGCTGATTCCAAACCCATGGAGGAGCTCTATGACGTCGCGGCGGACCCGGATGAGATTCACAATCTGGCGAGCGATGCGGATTACGCACCGGTGCTGGCGAAGATGCGCACAGCGCTGCGGCAATGGCAGGATCAGGTGATCGACTTGGGCTTCATCCCCGAGCCGGAACTGCGAAGCCGATTCGACGAGCCGCCCTATGCCGCGGTGCGGGATCATCCCGACAGTTACCCGATGGGGCCCATCCGAGACGCGGCGGATCTGGCCATTGCGCGGAACCCCAAGAGTGTGCCGGCCCTGACGCAACTGCTCGACGACAAGGAGCCTGTCGTGCGCTACTGGGCGGCGACGGGGCTTTTGTCGCTGGGTGATGACGCCAAGCCGGCGCTGGCGGCGCTTTCCAAGGCGATGAGCGATGCGAATCTCGTCGCCGCCATCCCCGCCGCCGAGGCCGTCATCCGTCTGGGCGGCGAGGCGGACAAGGCCCGGATGGTTCTCGCTAAGGCCTTGTCAGACAAAAACGAATGGACGCAGCTCATGGCCGCCAACGCCATCGAACGCCTCGGCCCGGCGGGCAAGGGCGCGCTTCAGGAAGCCAAGGACACCATATTCAGCAATGACTACGTCAAGCGGGTGATTTCAGGCCTGTAA
- the gcvT gene encoding glycine cleavage system aminomethyltransferase GcvT: MLRTPFYSFHQEHGGKFVDYAGWELPIHYGSILDEHHNVRTAAGIFDVSHMGRVKFSGRHARRFLELILTRRITDMKTNACRYALVCNERGGVLDDIIIYRFDDHWMMVCNAANRLKLLEHFKKHLADMSVKIDDVTESTGMVALQGPKVMQMIGKFSSEVPTLKRYSFCTKNLLILKLIISRTGYTGEDGVEVILPAKSTGMAIKLLLRETDGIKVKPTGLGARDTLRLEAGMPLYGHELSEDIDPLSAGLDFAVTLDKDQTAGDSPEIPAFIGQDALKSIKAAGPKRKLVGLKLDGRRTPRQHMPVVLNGQPIGEVTSGCLSPTLDVPIAMAYVDAAHAMMDTKLAVDFGKQQVDATVVPLPFYKRA; encoded by the coding sequence TTGCTTCGCACGCCCTTTTATTCGTTTCACCAGGAACACGGTGGCAAGTTCGTCGACTACGCCGGATGGGAATTGCCCATTCACTACGGCTCGATCCTCGACGAACATCACAACGTCCGCACCGCCGCGGGCATCTTCGATGTCTCGCACATGGGCCGCGTCAAATTCTCCGGCCGCCACGCCCGCCGATTCCTCGAACTGATCCTCACCCGCCGCATCACCGACATGAAGACCAACGCCTGCCGCTACGCCCTCGTGTGCAACGAGCGCGGCGGGGTCCTCGACGACATCATCATCTACCGCTTCGACGATCACTGGATGATGGTCTGCAATGCCGCCAATCGCCTCAAGCTGCTCGAGCATTTCAAAAAGCATCTGGCTGACATGTCCGTCAAGATCGACGACGTGACCGAGTCGACCGGCATGGTCGCCCTGCAAGGCCCCAAGGTCATGCAGATGATCGGCAAGTTCTCCAGCGAAGTGCCGACGCTCAAACGCTACAGCTTCTGCACCAAGAACCTGCTCATCCTCAAGCTCATCATCTCCCGCACCGGGTACACCGGCGAAGACGGCGTCGAAGTCATCCTGCCCGCCAAGTCGACGGGCATGGCGATCAAGCTCCTGCTGCGTGAAACCGACGGCATCAAGGTCAAGCCGACCGGACTGGGCGCGCGCGACACGCTGCGCCTCGAAGCGGGCATGCCGCTCTACGGGCATGAGCTTTCCGAAGACATCGATCCGCTCTCCGCCGGCCTCGACTTCGCCGTCACGCTCGACAAGGACCAGACCGCCGGCGACAGCCCTGAAATCCCCGCGTTCATCGGACAAGATGCGCTCAAGTCCATCAAAGCCGCCGGCCCCAAACGCAAGCTCGTCGGCCTCAAACTCGACGGCCGCCGCACGCCCCGTCAGCACATGCCCGTCGTCCTCAACGGCCAACCCATTGGCGAAGTCACCAGCGGCTGCCTCTCCCCGACGCTCGACGTCCCCATCGCGATGGCCTACGTCGACGCCGCGCACGCCATGATGGATACCAAGCTCGCCGTCGACTTCGGCAAGCAACAGGTCGACGCGACGGTCGTCCCGCTCCCGTTCTACAAACGCGCCTAA
- a CDS encoding gfo/Idh/MocA family oxidoreductase: MQRCNVTRRRFVQGAAALAAAPYFVPRRAFGANDLLRVGMIGVGKQGQHHCNVLGNFNEALIVAICDVDKMSREEAAGKVRAIHKARHKPEDIDLYEDYHEVLSRKDIDAVVITTPDHWHETPVIEACKAGKDIYCEKPLSLTVDEAWRMVAAVRKYSRVFQTGSMQRSDSKFLHACELVRNGYIGKLQTVHVNVGGPSKWCDLPEEPKPVGLNWDMWLGQTPTRPFNAILRPPNNEHFPAWRSYREYSGGGMTDWGAHHFDIAQWGMGMDGSGPVQIIAPTDTDPLTYVYETGVKMYHVYDNKPKDMKVNGVLFTGTDGTVEVNRGYLKTNPEALADIRNFKFKDSDVRLYKSQNHHADWIDAIKKRSRPICDVEIGASSACVCHLGNFAYWTGQSFKYDPKTHTIPDNAEIAKLLRRDHRSPYDTVEI; this comes from the coding sequence ATGCAACGTTGCAACGTCACTCGCCGTCGATTCGTTCAAGGCGCCGCGGCCCTGGCCGCAGCGCCTTATTTCGTGCCCCGCCGCGCCTTCGGCGCCAACGACCTGCTCCGCGTGGGCATGATCGGCGTGGGCAAACAGGGGCAGCATCACTGCAACGTCTTGGGCAATTTCAACGAAGCGTTGATCGTCGCCATCTGCGACGTCGACAAGATGTCGCGCGAAGAGGCGGCGGGCAAGGTGCGCGCCATTCACAAAGCGCGTCACAAACCCGAGGACATCGACCTGTACGAAGATTACCACGAGGTGCTTTCGCGCAAGGACATCGACGCGGTGGTGATCACCACGCCCGATCACTGGCACGAGACGCCGGTCATCGAAGCATGCAAGGCGGGCAAGGACATCTACTGCGAGAAGCCCTTGTCGCTGACGGTGGATGAAGCATGGCGCATGGTGGCGGCGGTACGCAAGTACAGCCGCGTGTTTCAGACGGGTTCGATGCAGCGGTCGGATTCGAAGTTTCTGCACGCGTGCGAACTGGTGCGTAACGGGTACATCGGCAAGCTTCAGACGGTGCATGTCAACGTCGGAGGCCCGAGCAAGTGGTGCGATCTGCCGGAGGAGCCCAAACCCGTGGGGCTCAACTGGGACATGTGGCTGGGGCAGACGCCGACGCGCCCGTTCAATGCCATCCTGCGCCCGCCCAACAACGAGCACTTTCCGGCTTGGCGCAGCTATCGTGAATACTCCGGCGGGGGCATGACCGACTGGGGGGCGCATCACTTCGACATTGCGCAGTGGGGCATGGGCATGGACGGCTCGGGGCCGGTCCAGATCATCGCGCCGACCGATACGGATCCGCTGACCTATGTCTACGAAACCGGCGTGAAGATGTATCACGTCTACGACAACAAGCCCAAGGACATGAAAGTCAACGGCGTGCTGTTCACCGGCACCGACGGCACGGTCGAAGTCAACCGCGGGTACCTCAAGACGAATCCCGAAGCGCTCGCCGACATCCGCAACTTCAAGTTCAAGGACTCGGACGTGCGGCTCTACAAGAGCCAGAACCATCACGCCGACTGGATCGACGCCATCAAGAAACGCTCGCGCCCGATCTGCGATGTGGAGATCGGCGCCTCCAGCGCCTGCGTGTGCCACCTGGGCAACTTCGCGTACTGGACCGGTCAGTCGTTCAAGTACGACCCCAAGACGCACACGATTCCCGACAACGCGGAAATCGCCAAGCTGCTGCGCCGTGATCACCGCTCGCCGTATGACACGGTGGAAATATAA